TGTAGGTTCAAACTACGACAGCTCCGGTCAGAGTTACTTTATTGCAATTTTTTGAGGATGTGTTTCGCGAGATTTTCGTTTATTTCCTTGTGCCTTGGAATTGGCTGGGCGACTTTTGTTTTCGGGTTTTGGTACCAGTCGTGTTTTCCGCCGTGTCTGATAAAGACACAACCTTTCTTTTCAAGCTCCCG
The bacterium DNA segment above includes these coding regions:
- a CDS encoding type II toxin-antitoxin system HicA family toxin, which codes for MKRADLIRELEKKGCVFIRHGGKHDWYQNPKTKVAQPIPRHKEINENLAKHILKKLQ